Sequence from the Panicum virgatum strain AP13 chromosome 5N, P.virgatum_v5, whole genome shotgun sequence genome:
TGGTGTCAAGAAGAAGAATAGGCAGGCGAACTAAGTCACAAGGAATTGTTTTGATGGGCGATGTTTATGTTTCATGGTTTCTAGATTTGGAGCATGATGGATGATGTGCGCCGTACCTAAGACTGCCACAAATGAAATTTCATTGTAGGTTCCACCTTTTGTACTTGTACCCATGACATGATTAAGCATATGAATATCCTTTTAGTAATTGTGGCCTTTTGGTGCTTGTGATGCCTGAGGTTCTACTACAAACTTTCTCGATTCATTTGTCTGTGATTCAAGTTTTGACATGTATCCTGTGACGTACAATTGTGGTCTAAAAGGTTCTGCCGGTACCCTGAATTTGACTCTTGATTATCCCGTGGATATTCCTCTGTACTATGGTCATGTGATTATCCCGTGGATAATTTGACTCTTGATTATCCCGTTGATACACCTCTAGAAGGTTCAAGCCTAGGAGTTCGACGACTTCCCTTTTTCCAGCTGCAACTTTTGCATGTTACTAGAATGCTTCCACAGCTTAATATTTAGCTAGTGCATTTTTCAAAATGTCTCAGCAGGAGCCTGTATAgaaatatatattaaaaaaacaacaAATTCACACTAGGGGGTAGGGATCTGTTTAGCCCGTGAGCTAGCCTTGCGTGCACAGGAATTCGCGAAATCTGATGTCCACTGCTGAAAAATCGATGGCTTGGAAGCGAGACCTTGGAGCATCTTGGAAGGAACCATGGAGCGAAACTCACTCTTACAAGGCGTGCGGGACACTGACACCTCTGCCGGACGGTATAAAATCGCACCCCCGCCGCACGATTCACCGGGAAAACCGGTGCCCCGGCACATGTCGGTCGGCGAGACGACGGCCAAGGCGTcggccaacggcggcggcggtagccaGCCGAAGGCGCCGCTGTCCCGCGGGAGCGCCCGGTTCGAGCGCCTCCTGTCCGGGCTGGGCGCCGGTCCGCTCGTGGACGTGGAGCCCGACAAGGTCAAGGACGAGATCCGGCGATGGGCCAAGaaggtggcggcgctggtgctCCAGCTCAGCCTCGACGCCTGACCGGAGAAGAGCGACGGCTCGTCGGAGCACCCGGGCGCGAGCGATGACATGACCGCAGGCTGAGCAGCTAAAGCCGAAGTTAACTTTGGTATGCTGTCCGCTGACATGTTTACAGCCGTCGCCGGGCAACACCAGACAGGATGCCGTGGGCGATTTGCAAAATTCATTGATCACCTTCAATTTTTCATTCATGCATTCAGTGGGAGACGCAGGGTGATGTATATGTACTTACTGACTTCACCTCCGTTCTGTCAAACACAATAAAATCTAGCTGCTAGGTCATGGGTGTGAATAATAATAAACAGCAGCTggtatatttaatatttctccAGTAAATTGATGATTGTCACTAACAAGGGGCTTTCCACACTCCAATTCGTTTGTGCTCACTTTGTCAACTAGTACTCAGTACAACGCTACTCTTAAGCAATCATCCACAcatgcacacaaacacacatTACATGGTCTGAAACATATCCAAGTTTCAGTTCGACTCAACAGAGCAGTAAAATTGAACGACACCCCCACTCACATTCTTACTCCTAAGGTCATTCTGCTCTACGCAGTTACCAGTAGGTCAGGTAACAATAAGCCGATATCTACACTTAACAATTAGCAGAATCAAGTTGTTACATCCCTACAATTTGTACAACTTTGGCTATACAAATCTCGCTCTACCTAAGCTACAAAACTAGCATGGTCTTCTAAACTGCACCTGATGTTTCTCAGTCCAGTTTGGCGTCCAATTTTGAAATGCTCTTCAAAAGTTGTTTGGAGCAGACATTTTGTGCTTGAGCTACATATCGCACTCGATTTGCTTTCACCCATGCAGGCTCCTAATGGACAATAGGAAAGcaacaaaccacaattggtgCTTCAGTTATAAGGAAATAAGTAGAACTGTACAGAGGAAGGAGATAAATATAGAAATCACCTCAGGCACGAAGTGTGAGAAACCGAATTTGATTAAGAGGAGAGCATGCTCCATTATGAGGATTGCTGCAAGTCCTGGCTCAATCCTCCAGTTTCCCTCCGCATCATAGAGACAAACAAGAAGCAAGCAGTTTGTGCATATTGCCATTACCACCAAGAACTGAAAACAAATTCAAGAGTGAACATCACGGACATGCATGTATAGTCACTAGGAGTCAAATAAAAAGTTCAGGAAGCAAACCTGGAATATATTCAACCATGCTCCAATTGTAGCTGCAGCACGGGGGACAGGCCTTTTCAACATGACTAATAATTTCAATGCATCTGCTCTGATTTCAGTAGCATTGTTCTGTAGGGAAAAAAGTTCCAACAACATTAACAGATTTACATCAAAGCAAAACACGGTGATTTTGTGACAGAAACCACATACCAGAGCAGCAAAACAGAAAATCAGCGGAAATGCACACGCAAACATCATGATCATTCCAAACTGTAGAGTTAGCTCCAGAAAATCTGTGATGGATATAATACTGTAAGCACAACTTCCACaatttttttccatttctttcaGACTGCAAATGCAATGACTAAAACTCAGCGGAAGTGCTATAAtgaactactccctccttccccgtttataaggcatacacgtatatcaagattcaaactttctcatctttgaccaataatttgactattaaatttttgtttttataatgcaaatttcatatgattggattcataatcaattatagtttacaatgattataagtttataatcaaaagtgatataatatatgataaataaatggtcaaagtgttgtttagaagaccgtgtcatgttccaccatgccttataaacagggaaggagggagtacatcCAAAGCAAAGTCTGACACTTACCATCAAATAAACCATCTTCAAGTTCTGCTCCAATGCTTGCAGTATAAGAGGGTTTTAAATATTCTTTCTCCACTCTTGTTGATAACCGGACTGACTTTCCTGAGGGTGATTCTCTCTCATGCTTTTTCTTGCTACAATATTGGAGAGAGTTCTTGTTTTACTCTATTGATCTGGAAATAAGGATTTGATCTGGAAATAAGGATAAGACAAAAGGGTTCGTGCAAAACTTACTGGACAGCTATGTACTTTTTATAGCTGTACTTCAGGTAAGGAATGGAATTCTCAATCAGATTTTCTAATACCTGAAGGAAAAAAGCAAACATACCATCAATATGAAACTATGGTACAATCATGTTCATCAGTAAAACAATTATGCTGCGGACATGCCTGGGACACAATGAGACGCTGGATGAGAACTTGCCGGAGGGCCAGTATATCACGATACAATGAAGCATGGTAAAATAACCCAATATATGACTGCATAAAGTAAAGGCCAAAGACCTGTATCTcaagaaaaggaaacaaaaagTGAGAAGCCAGGCTTAAAGAACACACCATCTTTCAAACTTTGTTGTATTTACCTTATAAACTAAGCTAGCAGAACTAGACTCTTCTCCTTGATTGTTTTCATACTTTATCAAATTGACAGATACCTTGCCACCAATTCTGGTGTAATACTGAATCGCAACAAGATATATAGCGGTCAACAAATACCTGTATAGTATAACATCAATGAGAATAATACAATGCAGATTTGAGTGACAACCAGAAATGTCAAAATACTGAGAGAAACAGATATAAAGTACTAGGGAAGGAAAGCTAGCTAGCAAATCAGTTGCACCGTTTTGGGCTAACCCTTCCAAAAGGCGGATCATAGGAATACTGACCTCATCACCTCAGTTTCTGTAATCTCGTATAGATGAGCATATGCCAACTCAAATGGCAGCTGAAGACAAATGATAGCCAACACAATGATAGCATTGTTCCTTATTCTAAGGAGGACACCAAACCATTCATTCCTTTGCAACTTTCTTTTCTCAGCAGATACATCACTAAACTTCTTTTCCTCAATAGTAAGAGCATCACCCAAGGAGTCAAGTTCATTGCCCATACTTTTGTATTCAGATAATGAGCAATTTATACCCCATCTGTTGTGGCCATCTTAAAGAGGTCAGGAAACAGTTGTGAGCAAATTAGCTTGATATATACAGATCAAATTTGAATCATGTGTGTAACCTTGCAAGAAGTGCTGAATTCTTTCGTTTCCAAAATTGCAAAAAGAAGACTGCCCAAGAAATAACAAAGATAAAGAAAGCAGGAAGAACCAACCACTGCAATGACCTGAATTCAAAGTGCAGAGGAGAAATGCAGAAGTAAGAACAGATAGAAAATAATATTAATTTTATATTTCCAATGAGGAATAGCAAGTAAAATGTATACCCAAAATCTATAAGTTGAGTTGCCAGTCCGAAAACAGCTGGGAAGAAAAGCCAACGTGTATACATTCCTAGGAACGCAAAGTATGTAGCAATCTGCAGTTGAAGACAGAGTGTTTACAAAGTAACAGGTagaaaaattaataaaataaaGATGTTAGTGGCAAGATGTGCTAGACACAGTTCTACCTTCGTTCCAAAGTAGGAGTAAATCTCATCAATAGGTTGCCATGTGAAGTCAAGCCAATTGAGTGCCCAATTTCTCAGGAGTTGCTTCCTTTTAATTTCATCTGCAACAAAGTTTAAGCTGACTGGGATTGCTGTTTACTTGTTTTTACCAGTGGCATATAGGGAATTGTCCCTTCACAATATATGAGAACAAGTAGAATTTAGATTAGTGTACCATGCAAAGGGAACACTAGCTTTACAACTCCTTCAGATTCCAGCCTTGTCAATAGTGACTCATTTTGCTTCCAATGGAACTCCTTGTCATCAAATTTAAGAGTTATTTCAGAGTTTGTCTTGTTCACCTGCATTAATCAATTCCAACCTGCTATCACACAATTATATCTAAATAGCAAGAGCCGAACACTTGGCTAATTAGTTATATACTTCACTTCTCTGCATAATATCAAGCGAAAAAAAGAACGAAAGTGCACTGATACACTAAATAAGATCAATGACGGAACAAAGTGCATGGGAAAGAGCACAGCTCAATAGAACAATGGGCATATACTTAACCATTGGTAGTTTTACAAAGCAGACCAGAGAAACAAATTTTATCAGTAGACGTGTGGAACAATGGGCACTATATCAGTAGGCATATCCACAATTTGTTGCAATCtggaacaacaacaacagctacAAATGAGGACAAGTGTGCACTTACTATGCCATATATCAAGTAACGGAAGCAGCAATATCGCTCTCTCCAGCTGAACAGGGACCCATCTGGCTGCCTGACAAATGCTGCGACCTGGTCCCATTCAAACTGAAGCTCCATTCCTGAAACCCAAATTAACAGCAACATGAACACACCGCCCACCCACCCCAACTGCATTTCGATGTCAAAATGCCTCCAGGTGGAGCCCCAAGTTACCGATGTAGGTCAGCTTCTTCATCTGCATCTCCGCAGCCGCTCTCCCCAGGGTCCCCATTGGCGCAGCCAGCTAAATTCAAACAGCAGGCCCACAAGCGTTAGAATCGAGACAGCAAGCAGCACGCCCCGCGCAATTCCGAGAGCGAGGCGGGCAGATCATAGGGCTCGCGCTCCTCCGGATCGCCTCCTCGTCTCAAACTCAGGGCGCACCACTCACCACAACCCGAATTCAGAAAGGGCAAGTGCAAAAGCAGCCACCGACCTTGATGAACTCGGCGGGGACGCCGCGGACGCGCTCGACTAGCAGCCCGGCGCCCTCGAGCTCCCGCACCAGCCGCGCCAAGCAGTCCTCGgcggcccccgccgcggcggcgcgggagagcTTGGGCACCACGATGCCCACCTCGTACCCcgtggcctcctcctccacggccccttccccttcctctcgcCCCGCCCCCATCCCCTGACCCCCACCCCGGATCAGATTCGGCCGCGGGTGaggcgcgcgacggcggcggatgcGAGGAGGCGGATCCGCATGGGCGGCGGAAAGGGAAATGCGCGGAGGGAGCGGAAGAGTAAACAAAAGCAAAGCGAGCCTTTGGGAATGGCGGAGACGGGGAGGGCGGGGGCTAACGGATAGAGGAGGCCCCTGTGTCCGCGTCCATTCAATTTGATTTCTCAAGATTAAATTAAACCTTAATCTGGTGAGGTGGTGATTAGTTGGCGGCGCAAAGGCCTGTCTGCGAGCGGGCGTAATTAATCGGCGATTAGAGGATTTGAAACGCCGCGGGGGCGTGGAAGGGAAATGAAAAAAATTCTTGTAAGGCCTCGAACAAACTGCACCTCCTTCTATGGCTCTGGAAAGTTGAAGCCCTCTTCTAtggtcatttttttattttcaatccTTTCTATAGCCCTAACGTTACATCCATTAGCCTACAACCGTTAGAGTTCCCGATGTCAAGTATTTAGTTGCAATTTTGGACCAAATTGCCCCTGCCTCACTTGCCCTTCCAGATGGGAACCCCCCCAATCCCGCACGTCGCCCCCCACGCCCGAGcccgcccccggcggcggcggcggctaccccCGCCTGCGGATCCGGCGCCCGCCCCCATCCCGCCGCGCGTGGAGGAGTCGTCCGGGGCCCaggacgcgcgcgcgggcgcggcggcggcctggtccGCGCGGGCGCAGCGGCGACCGCGCGCGCCAACGGAGTGGCCAGGGAGAGCGCCCAGGAcgcgcgcgtgcggcggcggccagggacgcggcggcccgcccgccgccgtccccccgACACAGCCTCCGTGCGCCGGCCGACCGCCGCCATCCACGACCGTCCTCTCCTCCATCCTGGGATGCGTGCCCCTGGActccgcgggcggcggcagacGGCGGGGGCCACACGGCGGTGATCACAACAGCGCTAGTGCCCACGAGCTGCGCCACGAGGAGGAACGCGATGGCGACCATGCCCAGCTAGAAGGCGGAGCTCCTGGGCAGCGAGCTGGACGTCGTGCGCACGGCGCGCGTGCTGCGCCGCGGCGACATGgcgttccccgccggcggcaTGGCCGAGTGGCATCGGGGCCTGCGGCACCGCGGCCAAGGCGGACAGGCGGGACTGTGACGCGCGGCAGCACAGCGGGAGGCCGCGGGGGACCCCGCCCGTGATGGGCGCGTCTACGGCGCGGCAGTCGCGGCGGCGTTCGGGCGGTCGCGGCGCCGGGAGCTGATGGGAAGGGTGCCAGTGAGAAGAGGTGGACGCAGCTGATCTCACCGAGAGCTCGAATCGGACGGAGGAAGGCCGGAAGCAGGGGGTTGACGGCGAGGTGGTCGGGGCCGGCGACGGGGCTTCTCCGGTCAGCCGGAATCGaggctcggcgacggcgccaTCAGGGTGCCCAAGTTCGCCTCGGCTTCCGCGTGGTGTACGGAGGGGAAGGGTGCGCTGCGCGGCGGGGGACGCGCCACGCGCAACCGGCGGCTGACGGCCGGAGCCTGCCTAGCTGCCCCTGCAGCTACGGGCCGGCCTGCCGCCCTGCCTGCGGCCCTGCGCGAGCCGCGAGCGCTGCGCCGGCCTGCGCACACGGGTCACGAGCCCCTGGGGTGACgagtgcggcggccggcggcctgcAGGGACTCGGCGGCAGGGATCTCAATTCCTTACCCTTTGACCCAAGGGCATTTTCGTCTTTTCACAGCCACTTAACTAGGAGTTAACTGGAGATCTCACGGTAGGGCCATAGAAGGTATGTAAAATGAAAACATGGTCAAGGAAGGGAGGCCGAACATTTCAGAGCCATAGAAGGGAGCCTCATTTCTTCTAGGGCCACACAGGGAATTTTCCCAAGGGAAATCGTGCGTACGAGTAGAGACGGACGGCGGCACGACCATGGATTGATGGATGGACGTGATTTGAGAGTCTTTTACTTGTGTACCATTAAAAAAGATTGTCCTTATCTGTGTACCACTAAAAAATTCATTCCCACCTGTATA
This genomic interval carries:
- the LOC120675319 gene encoding anoctamin-like protein Os01g0706700 isoform X2; the encoded protein is MGAGREEGEGAVEEEATGYEVGIVVPKLSRAAAAGAAEDCLARLVRELEGAGLLVERVRGVPAEFIKLAAPMGTLGRAAAEMQMKKLTYIGMELQFEWDQVAAFVRQPDGSLFSWRERYCCFRYLIYGIVNKTNSEITLKFDDKEFHWKQNESLLTRLESEGVVKLVFPLHDEIKRKQLLRNWALNWLDFTWQPIDEIYSYFGTKIATYFAFLGMYTRWLFFPAVFGLATQLIDFGSLQWLVLPAFFIFVISWAVFFLQFWKRKNSALLARWGINCSLSEYKSMGNELDSLGDALTIEEKKFSDVSAEKRKLQRNEWFGVLLRIRNNAIIVLAIICLQLPFELAYAHLYEITETEVMRYLLTAIYLVAIQYYTRIGGKVSVNLIKYENNQGEESSSASLVYKVFGLYFMQSYIGLFYHASLYRDILALRQVLIQRLIVSQVLENLIENSIPYLKYSYKKYIAVHKKKHERESPSGKSVRLSTRVEKEYLKPSYTASIGAELEDGLFDDFLELTLQFGMIMMFACAFPLIFCFAALNNATEIRADALKLLVMLKRPVPRAAATIGAWLNIFQFLVVMAICTNCLLLVCLYDAEGNWRIEPGLAAILIMEHALLLIKFGFSHFVPEEPAWVKANRVRYVAQAQNVCSKQLLKSISKLDAKLD
- the LOC120675319 gene encoding anoctamin-like protein Os01g0706700 isoform X1, whose translation is MGAGREEGEGAVEEEATGYEVGIVVPKLSRAAAAGAAEDCLARLVRELEGAGLLVERVRGVPAEFIKLAAPMGTLGRAAAEMQMKKLTYIGMELQFEWDQVAAFVRQPDGSLFSWRERYCCFRYLIYGIVNKTNSEITLKFDDKEFHWKQNESLLTRLESEGVVKLVFPLHVSLNFVADEIKRKQLLRNWALNWLDFTWQPIDEIYSYFGTKIATYFAFLGMYTRWLFFPAVFGLATQLIDFGSLQWLVLPAFFIFVISWAVFFLQFWKRKNSALLARWGINCSLSEYKSMGNELDSLGDALTIEEKKFSDVSAEKRKLQRNEWFGVLLRIRNNAIIVLAIICLQLPFELAYAHLYEITETEVMRYLLTAIYLVAIQYYTRIGGKVSVNLIKYENNQGEESSSASLVYKVFGLYFMQSYIGLFYHASLYRDILALRQVLIQRLIVSQVLENLIENSIPYLKYSYKKYIAVHKKKHERESPSGKSVRLSTRVEKEYLKPSYTASIGAELEDGLFDDFLELTLQFGMIMMFACAFPLIFCFAALNNATEIRADALKLLVMLKRPVPRAAATIGAWLNIFQFLVVMAICTNCLLLVCLYDAEGNWRIEPGLAAILIMEHALLLIKFGFSHFVPEEPAWVKANRVRYVAQAQNVCSKQLLKSISKLDAKLD